A section of the Paenibacillus aurantius genome encodes:
- a CDS encoding SDR family NAD(P)-dependent oxidoreductase, which translates to MGLFDKVVLISGAGSGLGEAAAVTLAAKGAVVLLCGRRKDRLEAVRDRIEKQGGRAHVLAADVSSEAEVTRLFREAERLCGRVDVLINNAAVFRPGSVAETTLEDWNEQLFTNLTGAFLMTRACLPLMRNQGYGRIINVTSGMAQNGAGGFAAYSASKAGLESLTRTTADEESGSNILVNLFNPGTIKTEMHATGRDPYSVVGEFASLADLPDRSFTGRLVDAAVRIP; encoded by the coding sequence ATGGGTCTTTTCGATAAAGTGGTATTGATCAGCGGAGCGGGAAGCGGGCTTGGGGAAGCGGCGGCGGTAACCCTGGCGGCCAAAGGAGCGGTTGTCCTGCTGTGCGGACGAAGAAAAGACCGGCTGGAGGCGGTCCGGGACCGGATCGAAAAGCAAGGCGGACGAGCGCATGTACTTGCCGCAGACGTCTCCTCGGAAGCCGAGGTGACCCGGCTGTTCCGGGAAGCCGAGCGGCTCTGCGGACGGGTGGATGTCCTGATCAATAACGCCGCCGTCTTCCGGCCCGGCTCGGTCGCGGAAACGACACTCGAGGACTGGAACGAGCAGCTCTTCACGAACCTGACGGGTGCTTTCCTGATGACCCGGGCCTGCCTGCCCCTCATGCGTAACCAAGGCTACGGACGAATCATCAACGTCACCTCGGGAATGGCCCAGAACGGAGCCGGGGGCTTTGCGGCCTACAGCGCCAGCAAGGCCGGCTTGGAGTCCTTGACCCGGACAACGGCCGACGAGGAAAGCGGCTCCAACATCCTGGTTAATCTGTTTAATCCCGGCACCATCAAGACGGAAATGCACGCCACCGGCCGGGACCCCTATTCCGTTGTCGGAGAATTTGCCAGTCTTGCCGACCTGCCGGATCGCAGCTTCACCGGCCGGCTGGTGGACGCCGCCGTAAGGATCCCCTAA
- a CDS encoding cupredoxin domain-containing protein: MRKVGLAMAAIMLMLALAACGKEEPKAVDTAASANAREIKITAQNFDFDQKEIRIKKGETVKFTLENKEGMHGMEAKELGLNVKGGSSQTITADKTGTFNLKCSIICGAGHGNMVSKIIVE, encoded by the coding sequence ATGCGTAAAGTGGGATTGGCCATGGCCGCGATCATGCTTATGCTCGCATTGGCGGCATGCGGCAAGGAAGAGCCGAAAGCGGTGGATACGGCGGCAAGCGCCAACGCGCGGGAGATCAAAATCACCGCTCAAAATTTCGATTTTGACCAGAAGGAAATCCGCATCAAGAAGGGCGAAACGGTTAAATTCACCCTGGAGAACAAGGAAGGGATGCACGGCATGGAGGCCAAGGAGCTCGGCCTGAACGTGAAGGGCGGATCGAGTCAAACCATTACCGCCGACAAAACGGGAACGTTCAACCTGAAGTGCTCCATCATATGCGGAGCCGGCCATGGGAACATGGTCTCAAAAATTATCGTGGAATAA
- a CDS encoding phage holin family protein: MHILGHIVRFIVSALVLLVTGWLVPGFRVGGFGSALLLALVIAVLGWILEGIFGRRITPFGRGIIGFLSSAFIIWLSQFIVGGVRATLIGAILAALVIGIIDLFIPVSGIGRRNGEGEEHART; the protein is encoded by the coding sequence GTGCACATTCTGGGTCATATCGTCCGCTTTATCGTTTCCGCCCTGGTGCTTCTGGTTACCGGATGGCTCGTACCGGGCTTTAGAGTGGGAGGCTTCGGCAGCGCCCTTCTTCTCGCCCTTGTCATTGCGGTGCTCGGCTGGATCCTGGAAGGCATTTTCGGAAGAAGGATCACTCCTTTCGGCCGTGGAATTATCGGCTTTCTCTCCAGTGCTTTTATTATCTGGCTGTCCCAGTTCATTGTAGGCGGAGTCCGCGCCACGCTGATCGGGGCCATTCTGGCCGCTCTCGTTATCGGAATCATTGACCTTTTCATCCCGGTATCGGGAATAGGACGGCGGAACGGGGAAGGCGAAGAGCACGCCCGCACTTAA